The Pelodiscus sinensis isolate JC-2024 chromosome 6, ASM4963464v1, whole genome shotgun sequence genome has a segment encoding these proteins:
- the THAP1 gene encoding THAP domain-containing protein 1, whose amino-acid sequence MVQSCSAYRCRNRYDKEKPISFHKFPLTRPDLCKKWEAAVKRKNFKPTKYSSICSEHFTPDCFKRECNNKLLKENAVPTIFCYTEPSEKIKTEEFTEQPEDLSAVPPPPPPPPPLLPPAPPPSSFPASQIDARFVDPSVGLLMPPLQTPSNLAVFCDHNYTVEDTVHQRKRIQQLEEQVEKLRKKLKTAQQRCRRQERQIEKLREIVQFQKEKDIVAGKGYVILPNDYFEIVEVPA is encoded by the exons ATGGTGCAGTCCTGCTCCGCCTACCGCTGCCGGAACCGATACGACAAAGAGAAGCCTATCTCCTTCCACAA GTTTCCTCTCACCAGACCTGACCTCTGCAAGAAATGGGAAGCTGCTGTTAAAAGAAAAAATTTCAAGCCCACAAAGTATAGCAGTATTTGTTCAGAGCACTTCACTCCCGATTGCTTTAAAAGAGAGTGCAATAACAAGCTACTGAAGGAAAATGCTGTGCCCACGATATTTTGTTACACTGAACCCAGTGAGAAGATAAAG ACTGAAGAATTTACAGAGCAACCTGAAGATCTGTCTGCAGTaccaccaccccctccaccaccacctccttTGCTACCACCTGCTCCACCACCATCTTCCTTTCCTGCGTCTCAAATAGATGCAAGATTTGTAGATCCAAGTGTTGGATTATTAATGCCTCCTCTCCAGACCCCTAGTAATCTTGCCGTTTTCTGTGATCACAACTATACTGTAGAGGATACAGTACATCAAAGAAAGAGAATTCAGCAGCTGGAGGAACAAGTTGAAAAACTGCGAAAGAAGCTGAAGACAGCGCAGCAGCGATGCAGACGTCAGGAAAGACAGATTGAAAAGCTGCGAGAGATCGTTCAGTTTCAGAAGGAAAAAGACATAGTGGCAGGGAAAGGCTATGTGATTCTACCtaatgattattttgaaatcgtAGAAGTACCAGCATAA